A genomic stretch from Sphaerodactylus townsendi isolate TG3544 linkage group LG15, MPM_Stown_v2.3, whole genome shotgun sequence includes:
- the LOC125445273 gene encoding keratin, type I cytoskeletal 19-like — MSFNTKQSTNTTIYSRGRSSNASSTAREAGVRVVPAVSARGTSPAAGSARCSLSGRSFGGVSGTSGIDSRGMIDGGYGFSAGSARYGGLGCGFGVCHEAPLIACDEKMTMQNLNDRLATYLDKVRSLEEENMELEGKIREWYEQQGPVYDQKDYSSYYQQIEDLKNQIICATVDNSKLVLDIDNNRMTADDFRLKYETELALSQNVEADINGLRQVLDQLTLCRSDLEMQLESLREELCCLKKNHEEEIKDFKNQANRDVSVEVNSCPGPDLKKILEDMRSQYETMIENNRREVEQWYENKMEEVNREVTNSSKEVEDCNNQVIDLKRQLQTLEIDLQAQLSLRDSLQGSLAETECRYNNHLAEIQNQISCVEQQLAELRAEMESQNREYRELLDVKCRLEQEIQTYRSLLQGGQDDIVSLSNKTGLSRQGSGSPRSPRNYATSPNRAQPLVTDIKAYVR, encoded by the exons ATGAGCTTTAACACCAAACAGAGCACCAATACTACAATATACAGCAGAGGGAGAAGCAGCAATGCTAGCAGCACGGCTAGAGAGGCTGGAGTCAGGGTGGTCCCGGCCGTCTCGGCCAGAGGCACATCCCCGGCTGCAGGCAGTGCTCGATGCAGCCTCTCTGGGAGAAGCTTTGGCGGGGTGAGTGGCACAAGTGGCATTGACAGCAGGGGCATGATAGATGGTGGTTATGGGTTCAGCGCGGGCAGTGCCCGCTATGGCGGCCTAGGTTGTGGATTTGGTGTTTGCCACGAGGCACCTTTGATCGCTTGTGATGAGAAGATGACCATGCAAAACCTCAATGACCGCTTGGCCACTTACCTGGACAAGGTGCGAAGCCTGGAAGAGGAAAATATGGAGCTGGAGGGCAAAATACGGGAATGGTATGAGCAGCAAGGACCCGTCTATGACCAAAAGGACTACAGCAGTTACTATCAGCAAATTGAAGATCTGAAAAACCAG ATCATTTGTGCCACCGTGGATAACAGCAAGCTTGTCCTGGATATTGATAATAACCGGATGACTGCGGATGACTTCAGACTGAA GTATGAGACAGAGCTGGCTCTGAGCCAGAATGTGGAAGCTGACATCAATGGCTTACGCCAAGTCCTGGATCAACTGACCCTTTGCCGATCTGATCTGGAGATGCAACTGGAATCCCTCCGGGAAGAGCTGTGTTGCCTCAAGAAGAACCATGAGGAG GAAATTAAGGACTTTAAGAATCAAGCCAATAGAGATGTCAGTGTGGAAGTTAATTCTTGCCCAGGTCCCGATCTGAAGAAGATTTTGGAAGATATGAGAAGCCAGTATGAAACCATGATTGAAAACAACCGCCGAGAAGTTGAGCAGTGGTATGAAAATAAG atggaggaggTGAATCGGGAGGTCACCAATAGCAGCAAAGAAGTTGAAGATTGCAACAACCAAGTGATTGACCTGAAACGCCAGCTACAGACCTTGGAAATAGATCTGCAGGCTCAGCTTAGCCTG AGAGACTCACTGCAAGGTTCTTTGGCTGAGACCGAATGTCGCTACAACAACCACTTGGCTGAAATACAGAACCAGATCTCGTGTGTGGAGCAGCAGCTGGCAGAGCTGAGGGCAGAAATGGAGTCCCAGAACCGAGAATATCGAGAACTTCTGGACGTCAAGTGTCGCCTGGAACAGGAGATCCAGACGTACCGCAGCCTGCTACAAGGAGGGCAAGACGACATTGT GAGCCTCAGTAACAAAACAGGACTTTCCAGACAAGGAAGTGGGAGTCCGAGAAGCCCCCGCAATTACGCCACCTCTCCTAACCGTGCCCAGCCGCTGGTGACTGATATCAAAG CGTACGTCAGATAG